In Sardina pilchardus chromosome 8, fSarPil1.1, whole genome shotgun sequence, a genomic segment contains:
- the prr16 gene encoding protein Largen, whose product MRNGVFPGKPTALHNLDSCFPTRALPVDNSKALVPVAPPPVPMLPSRHDKSRCLQSAAVVAVASNAVVAAAATTRERVRFSETVQYHGYCPDCDLQYELEHTELHLHDELLEEQPSPTHRCCSSPSPSPPPLPLENGGLTTSHSFPPSGPPPPCTPHSSTLKPAKTILRKSTTTTV is encoded by the coding sequence ATGCGGAACGGCGTGTTTCCTGGGAAACCGACGGCGCTCCACAACCTGGACTCCTGCTTCCCGACCAGAGCGCTCCCTGTGGACAACAGCAAAGCGCTGGTGCCCGTCGCGCCCCCGCCCGTGCCCATGCTGCCGTCGCGCCACGACAAGAGTCGCTGTCTGCagtcggcggcggtggtggcggtggcttCCAACGCTGTGGTTGCCGCGGCAGCCACAACCCGCGAGCGGGTGCGCTTCAGCGAGACGGTGCAGTACCACGGCTATTGCCCAGACTGTGACCTGCAGTACGAGCTAGAGCACACGGAGCTGCACCTGCACGAcgagctgctggaggagcagccCAGCCCCACGCACCGCTGctgctcctccccctccccctcccccccgccgcTGCCCCTGGAGAACGGGGGCCTGACCACCAGCCACAGCTTCCCCCCGAGTGGCCCGCCCCCGCCCTGCACaccccactcctccaccctcaaACCGGCCAAGACCATCCTCCGCaagtccaccaccaccaccgtttGA
- the hsd17b4 gene encoding peroxisomal multifunctional enzyme type 2 codes for MSVPLSFDGKVVIVTGAGGGLGREYALAFAERGASVVVNDLGGDIKGGGKSSAAADSVVEEIKAKGGKAVANYDSVEEGEKLIQTALDAFGRIDVVINNAGILRDRSFGRTSDLDWDLIHRVHLRGSFQVTRAAWEHMKKQKFGRIIMTSSAAGIYGNFGQANYSAAKLGMLGLANTLAIEGHKYNIHCNTIAPTAGSRLTQTVMPPDLLESLKAEYVAPLVLWLCHPDCQENGGLFEVGAGWIGKLRWERTQGEILRRKSQAMSPEAVRDHWGQICDFSNATKPANIQESLQTLVEVLSRVETEDREPSAMDAVGQTLPEMTFTYSHIECILYALGVGMSTKEADHLKFLYENNADFSVLPTFGVIPSQASMMSGGLSSLPGLNIDMTRLLHGEQYLEVYKPLPASGTLTSKASIADVLDKGSGSVILLDVHTYKEQELLCYNQFSLFVVGAGGFGGKRTSDKAKSTVDMPDRAPDAVETDETSSNQAALYRLSGDWNPLHIDPDFAAMGGFKAPILHGLCSFGFAARHVLKHFANNDVSRFKAIKVRFVKPVLPGQSLQTEMWKEGNRIHLQCKVKETGAVVLAGAYVDLHGPPEASPSTAPETGELQSDLVFAEIGRRLETMGADLVKKVNAVFVWEITKDGRICSQWAIDLKSAPGSLLKGPYSGKADVTLTVSDQDFMEVVQGKLNPQKAFFEGKLKMRGNIMLSQKLDSLLKDHAKL; via the exons ATGTCTGTGCCTTTATCATTTGACGGGAAAGTAGTCATAGTCACTGGAGCTGGCGGAG GGCTTGGCCGGGAATATGCATTGGCTTTTGCTGAAAGAGGAGCCTCTGTAGTGG TGAACGACCTTGGAGGGGACATcaagggaggagggaagagcTCAGCTGCAGCTGATAGTGTAGTGGAAGAGATCAAGGCCAAAGGCGGGAAGGCTGTGGCCAACTATG ATTCAGtagaagaaggagagaagctGATCCAGACAGCTTTGGATGCCTTTGGTCGAATAG ATGTTGTCATAAACAATGCAGG GATTCTCCGGGACAGATCATTTGGCAGAACCAGTGACTTGGATTGGG ACCTTATCCACAGAGTGCACCTCAGGGGTTCATTCCAGGTGACACGGGCTGCATGGGAACATATGAAGAAGCAGAAGTTTGGCAG GATTATCATGACGTCGTCCGCTGCTGGCATCTATGGCAACTTTGGCCAGGCCAACTACAGCGCCGCCAAGCTGGGCATGCTGGGGCTGGCCAACACGCTGGCCATCGAGGGCCACAAGTACAACATCCACTGCAACACCATCGCCCCCACGGCCGGCTCCCGCCTCACCCAGACCGTCATGCCCCCAG ATCTGCTGGAGTCTCTGAAGGCAGAGTATGTGGCGCCCCTCGTCCTGTGGCTGTGTCACCCCGACTGCCAAGAGAATGGGGGGCTGTTTGAG GTGGGAGCTGGCTGGATCGGCAAAT tgcgGTGGGAGCGCACCCAGGGGGAGATCCTGCGCAGGAAGAGCCAGGCCATGAGCCCCGAGGCCGTGCGCGACCACTGGGGGCAGATCTGTGACTTCTCCAACGCCACCAAGCCTGCCAACATCCAGG agTCTCTGCAGACGCTGGTGGAGGTGCTCTCCAGGGTAGAGACAGAGGACCGTGAACCCAGCGCT ATGGATGCAGTGGGGCAGACGCTTCCAGAGATGACCTTTACCTACTCCCACATCGAGTGCATTCTGTATGCCTTGGGGGTGGGCATGTCCACCAAGGAAGCGGACCACCTCAAGTTCCTGTATGAGAACAACGCAGACTTTAGTGTTCTGCCCACATTCGGGGTCATCCCCTCCCAGGCCTCCATGATGAGTGGAGGTCTCAGCTCCTTGCCTGGCCTCAATATAGACATGACCAGG TTGCTGCATGGGGAGCAGTATCTGGAGGTTTACAAACCACTCCCAGCTTCAG GAACACTCACCTCCAAGGCATCGATCGCAGATGTTCTGGATAAAGGATCTGGATCTGTCATTCTGTTGGATG TGCACACTTACAAAGAGCAGGAGCTGCTGTGCTATAACCAGTTCTCCCTCTTCGTCGTGGGAGCAGGAGGATTTGGAGGGAAGAGAACATCTGATAAGGCAAAG AGCACTGTGGATATGCCCGACAGAGCTCCAGATGCGGTGGAGACTGATGAAACTTCCAGCAATCag GCTGCTCTCTACAGGCTGAGTGGGGATTGGAACCCCCTCCACATTGACCCAGATTTCGCCGCCATGGGAG GGTTCAAAGCGCCCATTCTGCACGGCCTCTGCTCATTTGGCTTTGCTGCACGACACGTCTTGAAGCACTTCGCCAACAACGACGTCTCCAGATTCAAGGCCATCAAG gtGCGCTTTGTTAAACCAGTACTTCCAGGACAGAGTCTGCAGACAGAAATGTGGAAGGAGGGCAACAGGATCCATCTGCAATGCAAG GTGAAAGAGACCGGAGCAGTGGTGTTAGCTGGGGCTTATGTGGATCTACACGGACCTCCAGAGGCCTCTCCTAGCACTGCTcctgag ACAGGGGAGCTTCAGAGTGATCTGGTATTTGCTGAGATTGGCCGCCGCCTTGAGACCATGGGTGCAGACCTGGTGAAGAAGGTCAAcgcagtgtttgtgtgggagatTACCAAGGATGGACGCATCTGTTCACAATGGG CCATCGATCTGAAGTCTGCACCCGGCTCCCTCCTCAAGGGCCCGTACAGCGGCAAAGCTGACGTCACCCTCACCGTGTCTGACCAGGACTTCATGGAGGTGGTGCAGGGCAAGCTCAACCCACAGAAG GCATTTTTCGAGGGCAAGCTGAAGATGCGGGGGAACATCATGCTGAGCCAAAAGCTGGACAGCTTACTGAAGGACCACGCCAAGCTGTGA